Sequence from the Armatimonadia bacterium genome:
TCTACGAATCGAGGAGAAAGGGCAAGGGGGAAAGGACAGCAAGAAGTGGCTCAGGGAGGGGTCCTCTGCGGATTCCGGACGCAAGGAGAGCTTCCGCCCGGAATCCGCAGGACTCAGTCATCTGGCCGGCTCGCGTGGTCAGCGTGAGGCGCGCCACTGAGGTAGGAAGGGCGAGTAGGCAGGCGCATCCAGCAAGGGCAGGAGTTCGTCGTCGAGCTTGAGCAGGCTGATCGAGGCGCCGGCCATCTCCATGGAGGTGGCGTACTCGCCGATGAAGACACGCTCGAGGGTGATGCCGTGATCCGCGATGACCTGGTTGGCTTTGCGGAAAAGCAGGTAGAGCTCCTCGGGCGGCGTGGCCCCGAGACCGTTGACGAGGAGGGCAACGTGGTCGCCGCTCGCGAAGGGCAAGTCGGCGACGACACGCTCGGTCATGATCTGCGCGACCTCGTCGGCGGTCTTGATCTTGCCGCGCTCGATGCCCTGCTCACCGTGGATGCCCATACCCAGTTCCATCTCGTCTTCGCCGAGGGTGAAGGTGGGCTTGCCGACGGCAGGGATGGTGCAGGGAGACAGGGCGACGCCCATGCTGCAGGTGTTCTCGACGACCTTCTGGGCGGTGGCGGCGACGGCGGCCAGATCGGCACCGGTGTCGGCCTTGGCCCCGGCGATCTTGTAGGCGAAGAAGAGGCCGGCAACGGCGCGGCGGGTGTCGGCGGACTCCTTCGGTGCAGAGACCACATCATCACGGACGCGGACGGAGAGGACCTCGATGTCCTCCATGGCGCACATCTCGGCGGCCATGTCGAAGTTCATGGTGTCGCCGGAGTAGTTGCCGTAGAGGTACAGCACGCCTGCGCCGGCGTTGATGGACTTGGTGACGG
This genomic interval carries:
- a CDS encoding dihydroxyacetone kinase subunit DhaK, producing VTKSINAGAGVLYLYGNYSGDTMNFDMAAEMCAMEDIEVLSVRVRDDVVSAPKESADTRRAVAGLFFAYKIAGAKADTGADLAAVAATAQKVVENTCSMGVALSPCTIPAVGKPTFTLGEDEMELGMGIHGEQGIERGKIKTADEVAQIMTERVVADLPFASGDHVALLVNGLGATPPEELYLLFRKANQVIADHGITLERVFIGEYATSMEMAGASISLLKLDDELLPLLDAPAYSPFLPQWRASR